One Cryptomeria japonica chromosome 9, Sugi_1.0, whole genome shotgun sequence genomic window carries:
- the LOC131058971 gene encoding uncharacterized protein LOC131058971 has protein sequence MVKAIRVHQLGGPEVLKWEDVEVGEPGEGEIRVKHKAIGVNFIDVYYRKGVYKTELPFTLGMEAVGVVTAVGPGLTGRQLGDLVGYARNPMGSYSEEQILSASVVVSVPSNIDPILGAAILLKGMTAQYLVRRCFKVEPGHTILVHAAAGGVGSLLCQWANALGATVIGTVSTKEKASQAIEDGCHHAIIYTQENFVDRVKEITKGQGVQVVYDSVGKDTFQGSLECLASRGYMVSFGQSSGVIDPVPLSALAQKSLFLTRPSMMHYTATREELLERAGELFANVASGVLKVRVTKTYPLSEAAKAHADLEARKTSGSIILIPDNS, from the exons GTACTTAAGTGGGAGGATGTGGAAGTCGGAGAACCTGGTGAGGGTGAAATACGTGTTAAACATAAAGCTATTGGTGTGAATTTTATTGATGTATACTACCGGAAAGGCGTGTACAAAACTGAGCTACCTTTCACACTTG GAATGGAAGCAGTGGGAGTGGTAACTGCTGTAGGACCAGGATTGACAGGAAGACAGTTGGGCGATTTAGTTGGCTATGCAAGGAATCCTATGGGTTCGTACTCTGAAGAACAGATTCTTTCTGCAAGTGTCGTTGTGTCAGTGCCATCTAACATTGATCCTATCTTGGGTGCTGCAATTTTGCTGAAGGGTATGACTGCTCAGTATCTTGTTCGGCGTTGCTTTAAG GTGGAACCTGGGCATACAATTCTTGTTCATGCTGCTGCTGGAGGGGTAGGATCCTTGTTATGTCAATGGGCTAATGCCCTTGGTGCAACTGTCATTGGCACAGTATCTACCAAAGAGAAGGCTTCACAGGCAATTGAAGATGGATGCCATCATGCCATCATCTACACCCAGGAAAATTTTGTAGATCGTGTCAAAGAAATTACAAAGGGACAGGGTGTGCAGGTTGTTTATGATTCAGTGGGCAAGGACACATTCCAG GGGTCTTTAGAGTGCTTGGCTTCCAGAGGTTACATGGTGAGCTTTGGCCAGTCATCAGGTGTCATTGATCCTGTTCCTTTGTCAGCCCTTGCCCAAAAATCTTTGTTTTTGACTCGGCCTTCAATGATGCATTACACTGCAACTCGGGAAGAGCTCCTGGAAAGAGCAGGAGAATTATTTGCCAATGTTGCCTCCGGTGTTCTAAAAGTACGTGTGACTAAGACATACCCACTGTCAGAAGCTGCAAAGGCTCATGCTGACCTCGAGGCTAGGAAGACAAGCGGCTCAATAATTTTGATTCCTGAT
- the LOC131058955 gene encoding uncharacterized protein LOC131058955, translated as MAREQWPLDPCPSGYIGTRPRGARDGAWRYAYEGPDPGLVICIKCEKILHGGINRLKYHLAGIDTHDARACPETNEEIKRQMNALLVAGEEKKLQRERAKLAMRSTIAESQGVSVDLEEEQEALEGKVGSRCGPHIRKPTTTLLFASASSSRIPGTVPLPSSRSGSIGDYFVPRNTPGAQPSLEAIGWNKEVHEKTDIAVADFWYFNNIAFNVADNPYWLNLVIARTVSGNGYKAPSCKDLSGRLLTNAVARAREVMEDRKIEWANYGCTILCDGWSTIINFLVACKENVVFLKSVDASSKVKNAKTLAGMLEHVVMEVGVENVVQIITDNAAAYVSAGGILQERHPTLFWTPCATHVLDLLLEDKGKLEWVTPVVEDARRITKYIW; from the exons atggcaagagagcaatggccactagatccatgcccatctggatatataggcacccgtcctagaggtgctagagatggggcatggaggtatgcctatgagggacccgatcctgggttagttatatgcataaagtgtgagaaaatacttcatggaggcatcaaccgcctcaaataccaccttgcaggaatagacacgcatgatgctagagcatgccctgagaccaatgaagaaataaaaagacaaatgaatgccctacttgtagctggggaagagaagaaattgcaaagggagagggcaaagctagccatgagatcaaccatagctgaatctcaaggtgtttctgttgaccttgaagaagaacaagaagcacttgagggcaaAGTGGGCTCTCGGTGTGGCCCACATATCCGCAAACCCACCACCACCTTGCTCTTTgcttctgcttcctctagtagaATACCTGGCACTGTTCCACTTCCATCATCACGATCAGGGtccataggtgattattttgtgcccaggaacacacctggagcacaaccatcattagaggccattggatggaataaggaggtacatgagaaaaccGACATTGCAgtagctgatttttggtacttcaacaacattgcattcaatgtggcggacaatccttattggctgaatttggtgaTTGCTAGGACAGTTTCAGGAAAtgggtacaaggccccttcttgcaaggatttgagtgggag gttgctcaccaatgcagttgctagggcaagagaagtgatggaggatagaaaaattgaatgggctaattatggctgcaccattctttgtGATGGGTGGagcaccatcatcaattttttggttgcttgcaaggaaaatgtAGTGTTtttgaaatctgttgatgcctccagcaaggtgaaaaatgcaaaaacattggctggaatgttggagcatgtcgtcatggaggtgggggtagagaatgtggtgcaaatcatcacagataatgcagcagcGTATGTGTCAGCAG gaggaatcctccaagagaggcaccccactcttttttggacaccttgtgcaacacatgtccttgaccttcttttggaggacaaaggaaaacttgagtgggtgactccagttgtggaagatgcaaggaggatcaccaaatatatttggtga